The following proteins are co-located in the Microbacterium sp. Clip185 genome:
- a CDS encoding DUF3097 family protein: protein MDDRYPTDVLAAGWRERNTKTLAEVPAERDTVVEVAEDGFCGAVTSVEGGLVELEDRAGRRRMFPLGPGFLIDGEAVRLAAPPVAPAAAGRARTASGSFAVADQRARIARPSRILVEGKHDAELVEKVWGDDLRVEGVVVEYLEGVDLLSGLLEAEPPTAERRYGVLVDHLVPGSKEARIAADVARSRHGAHVRIVGHPFIDVWQCVTPRAVGITAWPEVPRGLDWKTGVCRGLGWPARDKADLARAWQRILASVHSYRDLEPALLGRVEELIDFVTA, encoded by the coding sequence ATGGATGACCGGTACCCCACGGATGTGCTCGCCGCCGGATGGCGAGAGCGGAACACGAAGACCCTCGCCGAGGTCCCCGCCGAGCGCGACACGGTCGTCGAGGTCGCCGAGGACGGGTTCTGCGGCGCCGTGACCTCGGTCGAGGGCGGGCTCGTCGAGCTCGAGGATCGCGCCGGCCGGCGGCGCATGTTCCCCCTCGGCCCCGGCTTCCTCATCGACGGTGAGGCGGTCCGCCTCGCGGCGCCCCCCGTCGCTCCGGCAGCGGCCGGACGAGCGCGCACCGCATCCGGCTCGTTCGCCGTGGCCGACCAGCGCGCCCGCATCGCCCGCCCGAGCCGCATCCTCGTCGAGGGCAAGCACGACGCCGAGCTCGTCGAGAAGGTGTGGGGAGACGATCTGCGGGTCGAGGGCGTGGTCGTCGAGTACCTCGAGGGCGTCGACCTGCTCTCGGGCCTCCTCGAAGCGGAGCCGCCCACGGCCGAGCGCCGCTACGGCGTGCTCGTCGACCACCTGGTGCCGGGATCGAAGGAGGCGAGGATCGCGGCGGATGTCGCGCGCAGCCGGCACGGCGCCCACGTGCGGATCGTCGGTCACCCGTTCATCGACGTGTGGCAGTGCGTCACGCCGCGGGCCGTGGGAATCACCGCGTGGCCGGAGGTGCCTCGCGGCCTCGATTGGAAGACGGGCGTCTGTCGCGGCCTCGGCTGGCCGGCGCGCGACAAGGCCGATCTCGCCCGTGCGTGGCAGCGCATCCTCGCGAGCGTCCACAGCTATCGCGACCTCGAACCTGCGCTGCTGGGGCGCGTCGAAGAGCTCATCGACTTCGTGACCGCCTGA
- the trmB gene encoding tRNA (guanosine(46)-N7)-methyltransferase TrmB gives MTDPASGVFRDRPVSFVRRSGRMSEAQERAWSELGPRLLLPVVRDNAATSVAADARIDPAAVWGRQAPLIVEIGSGQGHAIVHAATTRPDTDFLAVEVFRAGLARTMLDADRAGVRNLRLVEANAPEVLEHLLPAGSVDEVWIFFPDPWHKKKHTKRRLVKPDVVPTLSRALRPGGMLRLATDWEDYALQMRAVLDEAPVFDRAFEGDWASRFEGRVVTAFERKGERVGRAIRDLAYRRSGD, from the coding sequence ATGACCGATCCCGCATCCGGCGTCTTCCGCGATCGCCCCGTCTCCTTCGTGCGTCGCAGCGGAAGGATGTCCGAGGCGCAGGAGCGCGCATGGTCCGAGCTCGGTCCGCGTCTGCTGCTGCCCGTGGTGCGGGACAACGCCGCCACCTCTGTCGCCGCCGACGCGCGGATCGACCCGGCCGCGGTGTGGGGCCGACAGGCCCCGCTGATCGTCGAGATCGGCTCGGGGCAGGGTCACGCCATCGTGCACGCGGCGACCACGCGACCCGATACCGACTTCCTCGCGGTGGAGGTCTTCCGCGCGGGACTCGCGCGCACCATGCTCGACGCCGATCGCGCCGGTGTCCGCAACCTGCGCTTGGTCGAGGCGAACGCCCCCGAGGTGCTGGAACACCTGCTGCCGGCGGGGTCGGTCGATGAGGTGTGGATCTTCTTCCCCGACCCGTGGCACAAGAAGAAGCACACGAAGCGACGCTTGGTGAAGCCCGATGTCGTGCCCACGCTCTCACGCGCGCTCCGCCCCGGGGGGATGCTGCGCCTCGCCACCGACTGGGAGGACTACGCGCTGCAGATGCGCGCCGTGCTCGATGAGGCTCCGGTGTTCGACCGTGCGTTCGAGGGTGACTGGGCGTCGCGCTTCGAGGGTCGGGTGGTCACCGCGTTCGAGCGCAAGGGCGAGAGGGTCGGGCGCGCGATCCGCGACCTCGCCTACCGACGATCGGGTGATTGA
- a CDS encoding CPBP family intramembrane glutamic endopeptidase, producing MIDVPAADTIGRIPLRALPLAASLLVALAAPAFFVLLTPWLGWTLLAAGLVTAWWADRRHGGEASLLRDLSLISAGMLIVSAIPLAAELDNAAMVRFTLALGGAVAVPYLVSRFVYRDRAIRFPWRGGGRWTRFQWVWLVAVLVLGWLILPFYFISSGVYQNWPVVDTPDLIARLFIGVGAVGIWDELFFICTVFALLRRHLPDLTANLVQAIVFVSFLWELGYRAWGPVLTIPFALLQGYIFLRTRSLAYVVTVHLLFDAVVFAVLVHAHNPGLLDALFLL from the coding sequence GTGATTGACGTGCCCGCCGCCGACACGATCGGTCGCATCCCGCTGCGGGCGCTGCCACTGGCGGCCTCACTGCTGGTGGCGCTCGCCGCGCCGGCGTTCTTCGTGCTGCTCACTCCGTGGCTGGGGTGGACCCTGCTCGCTGCGGGGCTTGTGACGGCCTGGTGGGCGGATCGGCGCCACGGGGGCGAAGCGTCGCTGCTGCGCGATCTATCGCTCATCTCGGCGGGGATGCTGATCGTCAGCGCCATCCCGCTCGCCGCCGAGCTCGACAACGCCGCGATGGTGCGATTCACCCTCGCGCTGGGCGGAGCCGTCGCGGTGCCGTACCTCGTGTCGCGGTTCGTCTACCGCGATCGTGCGATCCGCTTCCCGTGGCGCGGCGGCGGGCGATGGACCCGGTTCCAGTGGGTGTGGCTGGTGGCTGTGCTCGTGCTCGGCTGGCTCATCCTGCCCTTCTACTTCATCAGCTCCGGCGTCTATCAGAACTGGCCCGTCGTCGACACGCCCGATCTCATCGCCCGCTTGTTCATCGGCGTCGGGGCGGTCGGGATCTGGGACGAGCTGTTCTTCATCTGCACCGTCTTCGCGCTGCTGCGTCGCCATCTGCCCGATCTGACCGCCAACCTCGTGCAGGCGATCGTCTTCGTCTCGTTCCTGTGGGAGCTCGGTTATCGCGCGTGGGGGCCTGTTCTCACCATCCCCTTCGCCCTGCTGCAGGGGTACATCTTCTTGCGTACCCGTTCCCTCGCTTACGTCGTCACGGTGCACCTGCTGTTCGACGCGGTCGTGTTCGCCGTGCTGGTCCACGCACACAATCCCGGTCTGCTCGACGCCCTCTTCTTGCTCTGA
- a CDS encoding DMT family transporter — MSWIVLIVSGVLEAVWASALGRSEGLSKPLPSIVFAVALLLSMGGLAFAMREIPTGTAYAVWVGIGAALTVIWAMATGAEPFTIVRLLLIAGLVGCVIGLKLTGDAS; from the coding sequence ATGTCGTGGATCGTCCTCATCGTCTCGGGAGTGCTGGAGGCCGTCTGGGCCAGCGCGCTCGGCCGGTCCGAGGGGCTGTCGAAGCCTCTGCCCAGCATCGTGTTCGCCGTGGCGCTCTTGTTGAGCATGGGCGGCCTGGCGTTCGCCATGCGGGAGATCCCCACCGGCACGGCGTACGCCGTGTGGGTCGGCATCGGAGCCGCGCTCACGGTGATCTGGGCGATGGCCACCGGCGCTGAACCGTTCACGATCGTGAGACTGCTGCTGATCGCCGGGCTGGTCGGCTGCGTGATCGGGCTGAAGCTTACCGGCGACGCATCCTGA